The genomic stretch GTCAACATTGGTCAAACTCTTCGGCCTAACGAATATATCGGCATGTGTCGTCGAGAAGTGTTAGATGGATTCTTGCGCAATCGAGCAGCCAAGCTAGGAGCTACCCTGATCAACGGTACAGTCCACGCCTTGGATTTGCCCACCAGCAGCAGCGAACCCTACACCCTGCACTATGCTGACCATTCCAATGGCACTCTGGAAGGAGTTGCCAAGACTCTCAAAGTGGATGTGGTAATTGGTGCTGACGGCGCTAACTCTCGCATTGCCAAGGCTATTAACGCTGGGGACTATAACTACGCGATCGCCTTCCAGGAGCGGATTCGCTTACCCGAAGACAAAATGGCCTACTATGAGAACTTGGCGGAGATGTACGTTGGTGATGATGTGTCGCCTGACTTTTACGCTTGGGTCTTCCCGAAATACGATCACGTGGCCGTTGGTACTGGCACCATGCACAAGAATAAGCTGCTGATTAAACAACTTCAGGCAGGCATTCGGGCACGAGCAGCAAAGCGACTCGAAGGCGGCACCATCATTAAGGTAGAGGCACATCCCATTCCTGAACATCCTCGTCCTCGTCGTGTTGTGGGTCGAGTCGCCCTTGTTGGTGATGCTGCTGGCACCGTGACAAAATCTTCTGGTGAAGGTATCTATTTTGCTGCTAAGTCTGCTCGCATGTGCGCTGAGGCGATCGTTGAGTTCTCTAACAATGGTCAACGAGTTCCGACAGAGAGTGAGTTAAAGCAATATGTCACTCGCTGGGATCGTCAGTATGGCATGACCTACAAGGTACTGGATCTCCTACAAACAGTCTTTTATCGGTCTGATGCTACCCGTGAAGCGTTTGTAGAAATGTGTGCTGACATTGATGTGCAGAAGCTAACCTTTGACAGCTACCTATACAAAACCGTTGTGCCTGCTAGTCCACTAACTCAGTTAAAGATTACGGCTAAAACCATCGGCAGTCTGTTACGTGGTAATGCCCTAGCACCTTAAAATTGCTAGCTCCCTTTCAGTCTGCTTATACCGATAGACAATCCTCCTCATGTTCTCTGGCACAGGGAGGATTGCATCTTCTTGTAGTTCACAAACCAGTTAAGACGTTTGCAGTGAGGACTTAATACCAATTCTCCAAAAGCTAGCTCCATAACCCATTAGTTCGTATTAGTTCGTAGTAAGGACTTAAGTCCTTACTACAAGCTATCTGTAGCCGTAGTACGGGAAAAGGGTACAGGTTCTCATTAGAAGTCTCAATAGTGCCTGTATCTTTTCCCCCTCAAGTGTCGTAAGGCATCAATAGGCTTAAAATACACTACTCTGTGAACTCGGTCTGTAAGCCAGGTCTGCGAACAAGGATTGAGCCGAGAGTTGTAGTCACAAGGGCTACGTAATATCAGCGACATGACCTTGAAAGTGCTGGCAACCATTTACACAACGATATTGGAAATGTCGTCAACAATTTTTAGCCTGCCGCGTCGAACAGCGTGAAACAGCCGATCAATGGTTTGGCAGTCTTCAGCACTGACTTCATCCTCTAGTAGTGCCGCCATCAAGCCATAGCGGTCGGCAAGCGTGATTTTACCAGTAGATGTAACCTGGGCAAACAGCTCAGGCATAGCATTGGGTAAAAGTCGAATCTCTACCATAATTGACTCGCAACTACAAAAGGAACCTAATCTAATTCAGAAACTCTGAAACTCTATGTCTCTCTATGTCTTTAGTATTCCTGACGTTAGCGCTGAGCGTAGTGACCGTAAGGTTACTGTCTAAGTGATGTTTCTAAGCGTGAGGGGTGACTCCCATCACAAGCTATGCTACTGACTAAGGCTAGGGATCATGCCGCTTGTCAACCGTTTGATGGCGATCGCAACAACGCTAAAGTATTGCAGCCTACTGCAGAGAATTTCAGCCATTTTTACTTACTGCTGGAAATTGTTACCCCAAAAAGCGATTGCGCGTACCCTCCCACCCTGGTTCCAAGCCTTGCAGCGTTACTTGCAGGGGATCATCGAGTTTCTAGGTGCAACGAATGGTGTCAGTGCGTTGGGCAATCACTTCACCCCAGCTTGGCAAGGTGATAGGTGGTTATGTTGCCAGCAGAGCCAGCACCCATAATCATGTATCCGTCATGAGTGTTCCTAGTTATGGGGTTACGGGCGAATAGTTGGGGCGATCGGGCAGGAGAATCGTAAACTTGACCCAACCTGCCTGACTTTCTACGTGAATAGAACCACCTAAACGAGTCATCAACTTTTTGACTAAAGCTAGACCCAGCCCTGTACCCCCATATTTCCACGGGTCGGCATTGGGAATGCGATAAAACTTCTCAAAAATTCGAGACTGTTCCTCCACAGAAATTTCAGTACCTGTGTTGGTCACGGCAATCTGGAAAAGACGCAACGACGAAGAGGGTGCTACTGAGGGTGATAATGCATTGATAGTCAAGTTTTTCTCTTCTTCACTCATTATCCGGCAACTAACGCGAATTTCTGCCTCCGCAGGACTGTATTTGCAGGCATTGGTGACCAGTTCTGTGAGTACCCGCTCTAGGCTGCTGAGGTCAACGGTAATAGATGGTAAGTCTGGCTCAATGTGAACTTGCAGGGTTTGATTTTGGGCTTGAATTCGCTGCTCAAATGATTCCAATAGATGGGGGATCCACGCTTGCAGTTGAATAGTGGTTGGCGTCAGTGCTTCTGTACCAGCTTCCAGTTGTTGCAAATCCAGCAAATCGCTAATGAGAGAAATTTCTCGTTGGCACTCATCCCGCAAAATCTTGAGGTACTGTTCAATTTGCTGAGCTTCAGACAGTTGTCCACTAATCTTCTGGAAGATAATTTCTAGCATTTGGATTGCCAAATTAATGCTAGATAAGGGAGTTCGGAGTTCATGGGAAACAG from Cyanobacteriota bacterium encodes the following:
- the chlP gene encoding geranylgeranyl reductase; translation: MSLRVAVVGSGPAGSSAAETLVKAGIETYLFERKLDNAKPCGGAIPLCMVSEFDLPAEIIDRRVTKMKMISPSNIEVNIGQTLRPNEYIGMCRREVLDGFLRNRAAKLGATLINGTVHALDLPTSSSEPYTLHYADHSNGTLEGVAKTLKVDVVIGADGANSRIAKAINAGDYNYAIAFQERIRLPEDKMAYYENLAEMYVGDDVSPDFYAWVFPKYDHVAVGTGTMHKNKLLIKQLQAGIRARAAKRLEGGTIIKVEAHPIPEHPRPRRVVGRVALVGDAAGTVTKSSGEGIYFAAKSARMCAEAIVEFSNNGQRVPTESELKQYVTRWDRQYGMTYKVLDLLQTVFYRSDATREAFVEMCADIDVQKLTFDSYLYKTVVPASPLTQLKITAKTIGSLLRGNALAP